Proteins encoded by one window of Nicotiana tabacum cultivar K326 chromosome 10, ASM71507v2, whole genome shotgun sequence:
- the LOC107817429 gene encoding protein STRUBBELIG-RECEPTOR FAMILY 3-like isoform X2 encodes MGSIPSSLSSLSQLSAMSLNGNQLSGEIPDSFQGLTALVNLDLSSNSLSGALPSSVGNLSSLTTLRLQNNQLSGTLDVLQDLPLADLNVENNLFSGPIPQKLFSIPSFKNDGNPWNSSTAPLPPPTSLAAPPPAGLAPPFFKPPTSVQAPPTSGRKPGKQADGPTATAESSSKGSKKSIKRVVWISVVAVLSFIILVIAILLFLPRCLKDRQESNWSRRHEVAPFVGSRENRRDNGSLVQLGHDVEKAPPLVRPKEEQQPRRPARAPMPEHEQEVNVQNMSAVPKKDTGEINLSRIDIDLLAPPPPPPPPPPPPPPPLAQERVIVEPISPAEDNAMKFPTRPLPLTSVRSYTIASLQQYTNSFSQDNLIGSGMLGTVYRAELPNGKLLAVKKLDRRVSNQQKDDEFLDLVNLIDGIRHANVVELMGYCAEHGQRLLVYEYCGSGTLQDALHSDDEFKKLLSWDTRIRMALGAARALEYLHEVCEPPIIHRNFKSVNLLLDDELAVHVSDCGLASLISSGAVSQLSGQLLTTYGYGAPEFESGIYTSKSDVYSFGVVMLELLTGRMSYDRTRSRGEQFLVRWAIPQLHDIDALTRMVDPSLKGKYPLKSLSHFADIISRCVQPDQEFRPPMSEVVQDLIQMIRRESPSRSDEE; translated from the exons ATGGGAAGTATCCCTAGTTCTTTATCTTCCCTAAGTCAGCTGTCAGCAAT GTCTCTCAATGGAAATCAACTGAGTGGAGAAATTCCTGATTCCTTTCAAGGCCTTACAGCATTGGTTAATCT TGATTTGTCAAGTAACAGTTTAAGCGGAGCTTTGCCGTCATCAGTAGGAAACTTGTCCTCCTTGACCACTCT ACGTTTGCAGAATAACCAGCTTTCTGGAACTCTTGATGTTTTACAAGATCTTCCCCTCGCAGATTT GAATGTGGAAAACAACCTGTTTTCTGGGCCCATACCTCAGAAGTTGTTTTCTATTCCCAGTTTCAA AAACGATGGAAATCCTTGGAACAGTAGTACTGCTCCTTTGCCTCCACCCACTTCTTTAGCAGCACCCCCTCCAGCAGGACTAGCACCACCCTTTTTTAAGCCTCCAACTTCGGTGCAGGCACCACCAACTTCTGGAAGAAAACCTGGAAAACAGGCTGATGGACCAACAGCAACTGCAGAATCCAGCTCAAAAGGAAGCAAAAAATCCATTAAAAGGGTAGTCTGGATATCCGTTGTAGCAGTTTTGTCATTTATAATATTGGTTATAGCAATCCTGCTTTTCCTGCCAAGATGCCTTAAGGATAGGCAAGAGAGTAATTGGTCCAGACGGCATGAAGTAGCTCCTTTTGTGGGGTCCAGGGAGAATCGTAGAGATAATGGTTCATTGGTCCAACTTGGACATGATGTAGAGAAAG CTCCTCCTCTAGTAAGGCCAAAGGAAGAGCAACAACCAAGAAGGCCGGCTCGCGCTCCCATGCCAGAGCATGAGCAGGAGGTAAATGTGCAAAACATGAGtgcagtgccaaagaaggatacTGGTGAGATAAACCTAAGCAGAATTGATATTGATCTGTTGGCGCCGCCACCACCCCCTCctccaccccctccaccgccaccGCCACCCCTTGCACAAGAGAGAGTTATTGTGGAGCCAATTTCACCTGCTGAAGATAATGCCATGAAGTTTCCAACCAGGCCACTTCCACTAACTTCTGTGAGATCTTACACAATTGCATCTCTTCAGCAATACACCAACAGCTTTTCTCAAGATAATCTGATAGGATCAGGAATGCTGGGAACTGTTTACAGGGCAGAGCTTCCAAATGGAAAG TTACTTGCAGTCAAGAAGCTGGACAGAAGAGTTTCCAATCAACAGAAGGATGATGAGTTTCTTGACCTAGTAAACTTGATTGACGGAATTCGTCATGCTAACGTTGTCGAGTTGATGGGCTATTGTGCGGAGCATGGTCAAAGGCTTCTGGTTTATGAGTATTGCGGTAGTGGAACACTACAAGATGCACTGCACTCTGATGATGAGTTCAAGAAACTACTTTCATGGGATACACGGATCAGGATGGCTCTTGGAGCTGCAAGAGCCTTGGA GTATCTCCATGAGGTCTGCGAGCCACCTATTATTCACAGAAACTTTAAGTCTGTCAATCTTCTCCTTGATGATGAGTTGGCTGTGCATGTCTCTGATTGTGGTTTAGCTTCACTGATATCATCAGGTGCTGTAAGTCAG CTGTCAGGACAACTTCTTACGACCTACGGCTATGGTGCCCCAGAATTTGAGTCAGGGATTTACACTTCTAAGAGTGATGTTTATAGTTTTGGCGTGGTGATGCTGGAACTCTTAACAGGCAGAATGTCATATGACAG AACTCGAAGTCGAGGAGAGCAATTCTTGGTAAGATGGGCAATCCCTCAGCTACATGATATTGATGCCTTGACGAGGATGGTTGATCCTTCACTCAAGGGAAAGTACCCACTTAAGTCATTATCACATTTTGCTGACATAATATCCCGCTGTGTTCAG CCCGACCAAGAATTCCGGCCACCAATGTCAGAAGTTGTTCAAGACCTCATACAAATGATTAGAAGAGAATCTCCTAGTAGATCCGATGAAGAATGA
- the LOC107817429 gene encoding protein STRUBBELIG-RECEPTOR FAMILY 3-like isoform X1, with protein MGGNRSIICCLNLEILVWFLLIFAVQLSDETDPGDVAAINAFHAAMGSPSLPGWGISGDPCDGQWQGVTCNDTNILTIKLNVANLGGELGDSLAGFSSLQTIDLSNNQIGGTLPSNLPVTLQNIFLSDNKLMGSIPSSLSSLSQLSAMSLNGNQLSGEIPDSFQGLTALVNLDLSSNSLSGALPSSVGNLSSLTTLRLQNNQLSGTLDVLQDLPLADLNVENNLFSGPIPQKLFSIPSFKNDGNPWNSSTAPLPPPTSLAAPPPAGLAPPFFKPPTSVQAPPTSGRKPGKQADGPTATAESSSKGSKKSIKRVVWISVVAVLSFIILVIAILLFLPRCLKDRQESNWSRRHEVAPFVGSRENRRDNGSLVQLGHDVEKAPPLVRPKEEQQPRRPARAPMPEHEQEVNVQNMSAVPKKDTGEINLSRIDIDLLAPPPPPPPPPPPPPPPLAQERVIVEPISPAEDNAMKFPTRPLPLTSVRSYTIASLQQYTNSFSQDNLIGSGMLGTVYRAELPNGKLLAVKKLDRRVSNQQKDDEFLDLVNLIDGIRHANVVELMGYCAEHGQRLLVYEYCGSGTLQDALHSDDEFKKLLSWDTRIRMALGAARALEYLHEVCEPPIIHRNFKSVNLLLDDELAVHVSDCGLASLISSGAVSQLSGQLLTTYGYGAPEFESGIYTSKSDVYSFGVVMLELLTGRMSYDRTRSRGEQFLVRWAIPQLHDIDALTRMVDPSLKGKYPLKSLSHFADIISRCVQPDQEFRPPMSEVVQDLIQMIRRESPSRSDEE; from the exons ATGGGTGGGAATAGATCTATAATATGTTGCTTGAATTTGGAGATCTTGGTTTGGTTTCTGTTAATTTTTGCTGTTCAACTTTCAGATGAAACTGACCCTGGAGATG TTGCTGCAATTAATGCTTTTCATGCTGCAATGGGATCGCCTTCCCTTCCTGGTTGGGGTATCAGTGGAGATCCGTGTGATGGACAATGGCAAGGGGTCACATGCAATGATACAAATATATTAACCAT TAAACTGAATGTTGCTAACTTGGGAGGTGAACTAGGGGATAGCTTAGCAGGGTTTTCTTCCCTCCAAACGAT AGATCTGAGTAACAATCAAATTGGCGGAACCCTCCCATCCAATCTGCCAGTTACATTGCAGAATAT TTTTCTTTCAGATAATAAGTTGATGGGAAGTATCCCTAGTTCTTTATCTTCCCTAAGTCAGCTGTCAGCAAT GTCTCTCAATGGAAATCAACTGAGTGGAGAAATTCCTGATTCCTTTCAAGGCCTTACAGCATTGGTTAATCT TGATTTGTCAAGTAACAGTTTAAGCGGAGCTTTGCCGTCATCAGTAGGAAACTTGTCCTCCTTGACCACTCT ACGTTTGCAGAATAACCAGCTTTCTGGAACTCTTGATGTTTTACAAGATCTTCCCCTCGCAGATTT GAATGTGGAAAACAACCTGTTTTCTGGGCCCATACCTCAGAAGTTGTTTTCTATTCCCAGTTTCAA AAACGATGGAAATCCTTGGAACAGTAGTACTGCTCCTTTGCCTCCACCCACTTCTTTAGCAGCACCCCCTCCAGCAGGACTAGCACCACCCTTTTTTAAGCCTCCAACTTCGGTGCAGGCACCACCAACTTCTGGAAGAAAACCTGGAAAACAGGCTGATGGACCAACAGCAACTGCAGAATCCAGCTCAAAAGGAAGCAAAAAATCCATTAAAAGGGTAGTCTGGATATCCGTTGTAGCAGTTTTGTCATTTATAATATTGGTTATAGCAATCCTGCTTTTCCTGCCAAGATGCCTTAAGGATAGGCAAGAGAGTAATTGGTCCAGACGGCATGAAGTAGCTCCTTTTGTGGGGTCCAGGGAGAATCGTAGAGATAATGGTTCATTGGTCCAACTTGGACATGATGTAGAGAAAG CTCCTCCTCTAGTAAGGCCAAAGGAAGAGCAACAACCAAGAAGGCCGGCTCGCGCTCCCATGCCAGAGCATGAGCAGGAGGTAAATGTGCAAAACATGAGtgcagtgccaaagaaggatacTGGTGAGATAAACCTAAGCAGAATTGATATTGATCTGTTGGCGCCGCCACCACCCCCTCctccaccccctccaccgccaccGCCACCCCTTGCACAAGAGAGAGTTATTGTGGAGCCAATTTCACCTGCTGAAGATAATGCCATGAAGTTTCCAACCAGGCCACTTCCACTAACTTCTGTGAGATCTTACACAATTGCATCTCTTCAGCAATACACCAACAGCTTTTCTCAAGATAATCTGATAGGATCAGGAATGCTGGGAACTGTTTACAGGGCAGAGCTTCCAAATGGAAAG TTACTTGCAGTCAAGAAGCTGGACAGAAGAGTTTCCAATCAACAGAAGGATGATGAGTTTCTTGACCTAGTAAACTTGATTGACGGAATTCGTCATGCTAACGTTGTCGAGTTGATGGGCTATTGTGCGGAGCATGGTCAAAGGCTTCTGGTTTATGAGTATTGCGGTAGTGGAACACTACAAGATGCACTGCACTCTGATGATGAGTTCAAGAAACTACTTTCATGGGATACACGGATCAGGATGGCTCTTGGAGCTGCAAGAGCCTTGGA GTATCTCCATGAGGTCTGCGAGCCACCTATTATTCACAGAAACTTTAAGTCTGTCAATCTTCTCCTTGATGATGAGTTGGCTGTGCATGTCTCTGATTGTGGTTTAGCTTCACTGATATCATCAGGTGCTGTAAGTCAG CTGTCAGGACAACTTCTTACGACCTACGGCTATGGTGCCCCAGAATTTGAGTCAGGGATTTACACTTCTAAGAGTGATGTTTATAGTTTTGGCGTGGTGATGCTGGAACTCTTAACAGGCAGAATGTCATATGACAG AACTCGAAGTCGAGGAGAGCAATTCTTGGTAAGATGGGCAATCCCTCAGCTACATGATATTGATGCCTTGACGAGGATGGTTGATCCTTCACTCAAGGGAAAGTACCCACTTAAGTCATTATCACATTTTGCTGACATAATATCCCGCTGTGTTCAG CCCGACCAAGAATTCCGGCCACCAATGTCAGAAGTTGTTCAAGACCTCATACAAATGATTAGAAGAGAATCTCCTAGTAGATCCGATGAAGAATGA